The nucleotide sequence GTTGATGATAGGCGCAGGCGGTTTAGGCTGCACGGCCAGCCAATACTTAGTGGTTGCTGGCATTGGCGAGCTCACCTTAGTGGATTTTGATACGGTTGAGCTATCAAACTTACAACGCCAAGTGCTGCATCAAGACCACAACATTGGCCAAGCCAAGGTGGATTCTGCCAAGCAAAGCTTAGAGCAACTCAATCCTTATACGCGCATAGTGACAATGCAAGCCGTTCTCGATGATGAGCAAATGCAGCAACTGATAGCTGAGCACGACATAGTGGTGGATTGCACCGATAATGTGGCGGTACGCGAGCAATTAAACCTCGGCTGCTATCGTCATAAAGTGCCGTTGGTGTCAGCCGCCGCGATTCGCATGGAAGGCTTAATCACAGTCTTTGACTATCAAGACCATACACCATGCTATCAGTGCTT is from Shewanella sp. SNU WT4 and encodes:
- the moeB gene encoding molybdopterin-synthase adenylyltransferase MoeB gives rise to the protein MSHSEEILSDAEMLRYSRQISIKSIDLDGQEKIKQAKVLMIGAGGLGCTASQYLVVAGIGELTLVDFDTVELSNLQRQVLHQDHNIGQAKVDSAKQSLEQLNPYTRIVTMQAVLDDEQMQQLIAEHDIVVDCTDNVAVREQLNLGCYRHKVPLVSAAAIRMEGLITVFDYQDHTPCYQCFSQLFGEQQLTCVESGILAPVVGLVGCLQATETIKLITGIGRSLSGRLLMIDTMTMEFREMKLLAQPNCPVCGLH